The sequence GCCCCTTTCTGCGCACTCTGTATCTGGCATCACGGCGAGCGGCCTTTAGCTGGCTGGATGGGGAGCATTTTCGTTTGGAAGATTTTGATCGTTCCACTATGGGAGAGACCGTTTTGGTCGCCATGGATGGTGATCGACATTTGGGTTTCGCCTCAATTTTTATGGAGGAGAGTTTCCTGCATAACCTGTTTGTTGATCCTACCGCGCAGCATCACGGGGCGGGCAAGGCATTATTACAAGCAGCACAAGCGCTATTTACCACACATGGTTCACTAAAATGTCTGGAAAAAAACCAGCGAGCGCTGACATTTTATCAAAAACAGGGTTGGGTAGTGATTGCGACGGGTAAGAGCAGTGACGGCGATTACGTTTTGATGCATTGGCATAATGAAAAAGTTAAATAAAGCACAGATAAAAAATAAAAAAGGGAGCCTAGCTCGCTCCCTCT comes from Yersinia mollaretii ATCC 43969 and encodes:
- a CDS encoding GNAT family N-acetyltransferase produces the protein MSIEIRLYQESDRPFLRTLYLASRRAAFSWLDGEHFRLEDFDRSTMGETVLVAMDGDRHLGFASIFMEESFLHNLFVDPTAQHHGAGKALLQAAQALFTTHGSLKCLEKNQRALTFYQKQGWVVIATGKSSDGDYVLMHWHNEKVK